The genomic DNA GTTCCTCCCCCACACCGTCGAGCGCATCGTCAGGAACCCCGCCCAGCAGACCCGCGCCAGCACCGTCGCCCCCGCCGTCAGATACAACCCCATCACGCTCCGCGGCATCAGCCCGATCATGATGACGAGCACAGCCATCGTCACCAGCGCGCCGACGAGAAACTGGATCTTGTCCCGCCCGTGGCTCGCCCGCACCCACACGAAACTTGTGATGTTCGCGAACGCCGCCGACGCAGTCACCACCGCCACGATGTAGTTGAGCATCCCCTCCGAGATCTTCCCCTCGGTCACCAGCCCCTCGAACCCCGTCCGCACCAGCACCCCCGCGATCCCGCCCTCAACCGGCGCGAGCACGAACGGAAGCATCGACGTCGCCGCGATCTCTCGCCTGTAGTTCGCCCGCGCCATCCGCGGCATCGTCCGTGGATGAAACGACCCCAGCGCCCGCGCCACCAGACGCATCGGCGTCCGTGCCGCCAACCCATCCCCGTCCGTGTCATCCGTGCCAGTTGTCGCCACGTCCAAGCGTTGACGCCCCGATCACCCCGGACAAGCCCTTATTCCTCCGCTCTTCTTTGGCTCTTTGGCCCTTTGGCAATTTGGCCCTTTCCTTGCCGCTACCCTCCTCCTCCATGTCTACCACGACCACACCCGAATACATCCTCGGCACCGACGCTGCGGAACTCTGGCGCCTCGGTTTCCAGCACCGGCTCTGGTCCGCCGCGGCCCACGAGGCATGGGCCAAAGCCCGCATCGCGCCCGGCCAGTCGATCCTCGATGTCGGCTGCGGCCCCGGTTACGCGGCCTTCGACCTCGCCCACATCGCCGGGCCGGGCGGGCGTGTCGTCGGCGTCGATGAGTCCGCGCCCTTCATCGCCCACCTCAACGCCGCGGCACAGGCCCGCCACGTCCCCACCATCACCGCGCATGTCGGCGATGTCCAACACATCGACGAGGTCCTCTGCCGCGCCGCCGCGGCAGCAAGCCAGCCCAGCCCCATCGCCTCCTTCGACCTCGCCTACGCGCGCTGGGTCCTCTGCTTCGTGAAAGATCCCGAGGCCGTCGTCCGAGCCGTGGCCCGCCTGCTCAAGCCCGGCGGCCGCTTCGTCGTGCAGGACTACTTCGACTATGAGCACATGACCCTCGCCCCCAAGCGTCCCGAGTTCTCCAAGATCATCGACGCCGTCGCCCGCTCCTGGCGCGCCCGAGGCGGCAACCCCGACCTCGTCGGCAACCTCCCCGGCATCATGTCCCGCGCGGGCCTCACCGTCACCCACCTCGATTCTCACAACCGCCTCGCCCGCCCGGGCTCCACCATCTGGAACTGGCCGACGACGTTCTGGAAGTCATTCGTCCCGCGCCTCGTCCAGATGAACGAGATCACCCAGGGCGACGCGGACGACTTCTTCGCCTGCTGGACCGAGGCCTCGAACGACCCCAACGCCTTCATGCTCCTGCCGCCCGTCTTTGATGTGATCGCCGAGAAGTCTCCCGGCTAGTCCGGCTCAGCCGACCGATTCTGGCTCTGGCAGCAACACTCGCCAAAGCCGTGTTCCCTTGCTCCCCCGCATACCATCCCACCCCCGCGGCTGGAGCACGCTCTCCGTGCGCACATCCCGTGAGCCAAGCCGCGACCCCACAGATACTTACGCCCGATCGCCGACCACCCCCTCCTCAGCCACCCATGAACATCCGCAACTTCTCCATCATCGCCCACATCGACCACG from Phycisphaeraceae bacterium includes the following:
- a CDS encoding methyltransferase domain-containing protein, producing the protein MSTTTTPEYILGTDAAELWRLGFQHRLWSAAAHEAWAKARIAPGQSILDVGCGPGYAAFDLAHIAGPGGRVVGVDESAPFIAHLNAAAQARHVPTITAHVGDVQHIDEVLCRAAAAASQPSPIASFDLAYARWVLCFVKDPEAVVRAVARLLKPGGRFVVQDYFDYEHMTLAPKRPEFSKIIDAVARSWRARGGNPDLVGNLPGIMSRAGLTVTHLDSHNRLARPGSTIWNWPTTFWKSFVPRLVQMNEITQGDADDFFACWTEASNDPNAFMLLPPVFDVIAEKSPG